Genomic segment of Deinococcus apachensis DSM 19763:
GGCCTGACGGTCGCCATAGCGATGGCCGCCCTGATCCTCCCACCCATCGCCTTCGTGCGCTCAATGGGGCTGGGGGGCGTCCTCGCCGTGCTCCTCACCGTGCTGGCCAGCGTGACCGCGCTGCCCGCCCTACTGGCCCTGCTGGGTGAGCGGGTAAATAGCCCGCGCGCGCTGCGGCTGACCTGGAGCCAGGCCGCGGGGGCCTCCGGGGCGTGGACCGCCTTCGCCCGGCGCGTGACGGCGCGGCCCTGGCTGGCGGTGATCCTGAGCACCCTCTTCCTGCTGGCGCTCGCCCTGCCCGCCCTGGACATGAGGACCGGGTACGCGGGCGCCTGGGGCCTCACCCCCGGGGTGGAGAGCCGCGACGCCCTGGCCGATGTGCGCGACCTGGGGGCGGGCGGCCTCCTCAGCCAGTTCGAGGTGATTCTCGATTTGGGCGGTGAGCGGTACGGCCCGGAGGACCGCGCCCGTTTTCAACAGGTGGTGGACGACCTGCGTTCCTTGCCCGGCGTGCGAACCGTCGTCAGCCCCTTCCTCACCCCCGCTGACTTGGCCGGGGATGTTGGAGGGGGCGGGACAGACACGCTGGGGACCCTGAGCCTCCTCACCCGCCGCTCCTTCAGCGGGGACCGGACCCTGCTGAGAGTGACCGTCGTGCCGGATACCTACTTGCGTGCCGATCAGATCGACTCTTTCGAGGCGAGACTGCGGCAGACCCTTACGCGGAGCGGCTTCCGCTTCCTGCTGGGCGGTGCCCCAGTTGGCGAGCGCGAGTTCAGCCACGCGATCACGGACGCGCTGCCCGCCGCCGTCCTCACCGTCTTCGGGGCGACCTTCCTGCTGCTGACGGTCGCGTTTCGCAGCCTGCTCGTGCCCCTCAAGAGCATCATGATGAATGCGCTGACGGTTGGCGCGGCGTACGGGGTTGTCACGCTCGTCGTGCAGGAGGGCTTCCTCGCTGGGCCGCTCGGCATTCCGCGCGACGTGGGCGTGCTTGACTCCAGCCTGCCCCTGATCCTCTTCGCGGTGCTGTTCGGCCTGAGCATGGATTACGAGATCTTCCTGCTCTCCCGCGTGCAGGAGGAGGTGCTGCGCGGTCACCCCAACGACGAGGCGGTGGTTCTGGCCGTGGGCCGCACCGCCCGCATCATCACGTCAGCGGCCCTGATCATGTTCATCGTGTTCTGCGCCTTCGTCGTAGGACGCGTCGTTGCCAACAAGAGCATTGGCCTGGGGCTGGCGGTCGCGGTGATCCTGGACGCCACGCTCGTCCGGCTCGTCCTGGTGCCTGCGTTCCTGAGAATTGCCGGGCGCTGGAATTGGTGGCTGCCGGGGTGGTTGGGCCGCCGGATGCCGCGGCTCCGGGTGGAACACTGAGGGGTGGGAAAGATAGCCGTCAGACTGGAGGAGTTCAATGATGAAGAGTTCCTTCAGACCCTGGGGAATTCTCCCGGAGGCAAAATGCTCACCGTCCATCTCCACCTTTGCAACGGCGACGTTATTACCATTCCCATGACCCGCTCCCAGCGGGACCGGCTGGGCCGCACGCTGAATCAGGCTGTCCTTCCCGTCACGCCCTTCGAGGCCACGGTAGATGGCGCTGATCTCTCGATCCCGTGGCGCTCCATTGCCTACCTGTCCTCTCCTGCCCAGCCGCACGCCGAGTTGCTTTCGGGCCAGGCCGCGGATTAAAGACCTTGCCCCTTCCGCCCCGCTTCGGCGGGGTTTTCGCTTGCCCTCCCGGCCTTCAGTCCTCCACGGTGGAGCCGGGCCGGTATGCCTCCACCACCGTGCCCTGCGTGTCGATGGGCAGGTCGAGCACCCGCCCGGTCAGCCCGTTCTTGGTCATCACTCCGTGCAGGTAACGGTGCAGCCGAGCGGTGCTCTCCCGCGTGTCGTGGAAGCACAGCACGGTCGGCCCCGCCCCGCTCAGCGCCGCGCCCAGGGCCCCGTACCGATGCGCCTCCTCCAGAATGTCGCTCAGGCCGGGCACGAGCGGCGCCCGCCAGATCTGGTGGATGTAATCCTGCATCGCGTGCCGCAGCAGGTCGAGGCGGCCCTGCGAGAGGGCGGCGGCCAGCAACGCCGCGTGCGAGAGGGCGTGGACGGC
This window contains:
- a CDS encoding MMPL family transporter, with protein sequence MRALSLLVTRRPWLVLLLWALLALLSAYPASLAPKNLSANPGELKDAESTRVTALLRERFGERDTNTALLVARLRPPLSTTQGRAVYDRFVTGLESVPGVTRVLRAEAQGTVPTLSPDGTLALTVAQIPLREGASGALARVRAYAERAEREAGGNRLDVRVTGGQAIADDFTAFAEGDTKRSEFAALPLTALVLLGVFGALVATGLPLAVGVLSITVAMAGVYGLTRVTEVSTFAQSVITMLGLGAGIDYALLMVNRFREELARDGNSRAAAARTVLTAGRSVLFSGLTVAIAMAALILPPIAFVRSMGLGGVLAVLLTVLASVTALPALLALLGERVNSPRALRLTWSQAAGASGAWTAFARRVTARPWLAVILSTLFLLALALPALDMRTGYAGAWGLTPGVESRDALADVRDLGAGGLLSQFEVILDLGGERYGPEDRARFQQVVDDLRSLPGVRTVVSPFLTPADLAGDVGGGGTDTLGTLSLLTRRSFSGDRTLLRVTVVPDTYLRADQIDSFEARLRQTLTRSGFRFLLGGAPVGEREFSHAITDALPAAVLTVFGATFLLLTVAFRSLLVPLKSIMMNALTVGAAYGVVTLVVQEGFLAGPLGIPRDVGVLDSSLPLILFAVLFGLSMDYEIFLLSRVQEEVLRGHPNDEAVVLAVGRTARIITSAALIMFIVFCAFVVGRVVANKSIGLGLAVAVILDATLVRLVLVPAFLRIAGRWNWWLPGWLGRRMPRLRVEH